From a single Accipiter gentilis chromosome 10, bAccGen1.1, whole genome shotgun sequence genomic region:
- the METRNL gene encoding meteorin-like protein isoform X1, translating to MRSAPAAGLLPLLLGLRLLLGGGAAAQYSSDLCNWKGSGLTHESHKKDVEQVYLRCSEGSIEWMYPTGALIVNLRPNTSPASYKHLTVCIKPFKDSAGANIYLEKTGELKLLVRDGDRSPSKVYCFGYDQGGLFIEATPQQDISRKITGFQYELMNKGIASDLHTVSAPCRPCSDTEVLLAVCTSDFVIRGSIQDVTNKAEEQESIIHVGVNKLYRQKSKVFQLTGESGNWRGQIKTLLECGVKPGDGDFLFTGRMHFGEARLGCAPRFKDFQRMYKEAKDKGLNPCEIGPD from the exons ATGCGGAGCGCCCCGGCCGCCGGgctcctgccgctgctgctggggctgcggctgctgctgggCGGCGGTGCAGCGGCTCAGTACTCCAGCGACCTGTGCAACTGGAAGGGGAG tgGTTTAACTCACGAGTCTCACAAGAAGGATGTTGAACAGGTCTACCTCCGCTGTTCTGAAGGGTCAATAGAGTGGATGTATCCCACAGGAGCACTCATAGTCAACCTGCGACCCAATACTTCACCTGCCTCTTACAAACATTTGACTGTTTGCATAAAGCCCTTCAAGGACTCTGCAGGagcaaatatttatttggaaaaaactgGAGAACTGAAACTCTTGGTCCGAGATGGAGATCGCAGCCCCAGTAAAGTATATTGCTTTGGCTATGATCAGGGGGGCCTGTTTATTGAGGCCACTCCTCAGCAGGACATTAGCAGGAAGATTACAGGCTTCCAGTACGAATTGATGAACAAGGGGATAGCGTCTGATTTGCACACAGTTTCTG CTCCCTGCCGACCATGCAGTGACACAGAGGTCCTCTTGGCTGTCTGCACTAGTGATTTTG tgaTCAGAGGCTCCATTCAAGATGTTACGAACAAGGCAGAAGAGCAAGAATCCATAATTCATGTCGGTGTCAACAAACTGTACAGGCAGAAGAGCAAAGTCTTTCAGCTCACAGGGGAAAGTGGGAACTGGCGAGGACAAATAAAGACCCTGCTGGAGTGTGGGGTGAAACCGGGAGACGGAGACTTCCTTTTCACGGGACGCATGCACTTTGGGGAGGCCAGGTTAGGCTGTGCCCCTCGTTTCAAAGACTTCCAAAGGATGTACAAAGAGGCGAAAGACAAAGGGCTAAACCCATGTGAAATTGGCCCAGATTGA
- the METRNL gene encoding meteorin-like protein isoform X2: protein MYPTGALIVNLRPNTSPASYKHLTVCIKPFKDSAGANIYLEKTGELKLLVRDGDRSPSKVYCFGYDQGGLFIEATPQQDISRKITGFQYELMNKGIASDLHTVSAPCRPCSDTEVLLAVCTSDFVIRGSIQDVTNKAEEQESIIHVGVNKLYRQKSKVFQLTGESGNWRGQIKTLLECGVKPGDGDFLFTGRMHFGEARLGCAPRFKDFQRMYKEAKDKGLNPCEIGPD from the exons ATGTATCCCACAGGAGCACTCATAGTCAACCTGCGACCCAATACTTCACCTGCCTCTTACAAACATTTGACTGTTTGCATAAAGCCCTTCAAGGACTCTGCAGGagcaaatatttatttggaaaaaactgGAGAACTGAAACTCTTGGTCCGAGATGGAGATCGCAGCCCCAGTAAAGTATATTGCTTTGGCTATGATCAGGGGGGCCTGTTTATTGAGGCCACTCCTCAGCAGGACATTAGCAGGAAGATTACAGGCTTCCAGTACGAATTGATGAACAAGGGGATAGCGTCTGATTTGCACACAGTTTCTG CTCCCTGCCGACCATGCAGTGACACAGAGGTCCTCTTGGCTGTCTGCACTAGTGATTTTG tgaTCAGAGGCTCCATTCAAGATGTTACGAACAAGGCAGAAGAGCAAGAATCCATAATTCATGTCGGTGTCAACAAACTGTACAGGCAGAAGAGCAAAGTCTTTCAGCTCACAGGGGAAAGTGGGAACTGGCGAGGACAAATAAAGACCCTGCTGGAGTGTGGGGTGAAACCGGGAGACGGAGACTTCCTTTTCACGGGACGCATGCACTTTGGGGAGGCCAGGTTAGGCTGTGCCCCTCGTTTCAAAGACTTCCAAAGGATGTACAAAGAGGCGAAAGACAAAGGGCTAAACCCATGTGAAATTGGCCCAGATTGA